The following proteins are encoded in a genomic region of Synergistaceae bacterium DZ-S4:
- a CDS encoding TSUP family transporter, which yields MLAFVCLLVGLAGFVDASAGGGGIIALPAYVFTGMPAHFAFGCNKFSSACGTTLSVFKFWKAGAVNIRSSLLAAFSSFIGSGIAASIVLKIPDNVLKTMLLLILPVAAVVIFLKKDMGEDDLSHSLSRRATLLLSLLIGFLVGGYDGMFGPGAGTFAIFAFSSIMKYDLKTASGNAKIVNLASNYASLLTFALAGTLYYQIAIPAGICNIIGNYIGSAYALREGGKFIRPMMIVVLIFLLAKITFDLFSI from the coding sequence ATGCTGGCTTTTGTCTGCCTTCTTGTAGGGCTGGCCGGCTTTGTCGACGCATCTGCGGGTGGCGGGGGGATCATAGCTCTCCCTGCCTACGTCTTCACCGGGATGCCCGCTCACTTCGCGTTCGGCTGCAATAAATTCTCAAGCGCCTGCGGGACGACCCTCTCAGTATTCAAATTCTGGAAAGCGGGAGCAGTGAACATAAGATCCTCGCTGCTCGCAGCGTTCAGCTCCTTTATCGGCTCGGGCATAGCAGCATCGATAGTGCTGAAAATACCCGACAATGTCCTCAAGACGATGCTCCTTCTGATCCTTCCCGTTGCGGCAGTCGTCATCTTCCTCAAAAAAGACATGGGGGAGGACGACCTTTCCCACTCCTTGTCCCGAAGGGCGACTCTCTTATTATCGCTGCTGATCGGATTCCTGGTAGGCGGGTATGACGGGATGTTCGGGCCTGGAGCCGGCACATTTGCCATTTTTGCCTTTTCGTCGATAATGAAGTATGACCTTAAGACCGCTTCAGGCAATGCGAAGATCGTCAACCTTGCCTCAAACTATGCGTCCCTGCTGACGTTCGCTCTGGCCGGTACTCTCTATTACCAGATCGCAATACCTGCCGGGATATGCAATATCATTGGCAATTACATAGGCTCGGCTTACGCATTAAGAGAGGGCGGAAAGTTCATCCGCCCCATGATGATAGTCGTTCTGATCTTCCTGCTTGCCAAGATAACCTTCGACCTTTTCAGTATCTGA
- a CDS encoding TldD/PmbA family protein, giving the protein MTEFLSREEVESMSGWILDEALRGGASAADVLYSEGAGSGLSLKDGEIEECVTGFTAGIGVRTIMSDGRQGISYGNRLDRLSLKELAEWSLVNCRNSEPEEGIMLYDGEMVSDPALDLEDPQIVAVTPQKRMEYCREMTGYARSADKKVISVRSASWNDGWGSSFYCTSTGLAGWERGSSASCVVTVIADDGTNTEIGGYGLESRRLDELDIKQTALRAVEKTVSALGGKPIRTGPYTIVIDPETASSLVEVIGDLFCAPEIHKGRSMMKGCLGEKIASSCVTLIDDGRIPWKAGTGSWDSEGVPTGRTVLIEGGIARSYLYNLQYAWKDGVASTGNACRGMSSLPEVGNTNVLLEAGSEGPEKLISGVGSGLFLTDMMGLHTIDPISGDFSVGAKGHLIEKGKITRPVSGITIASNLKSLLNNIAAVGSDLEFFGSTAAPTLVVENIVVAGE; this is encoded by the coding sequence GTGACCGAATTCCTTTCCCGTGAAGAAGTCGAATCCATGTCAGGATGGATACTGGATGAGGCTCTGCGCGGAGGGGCATCGGCGGCTGACGTACTTTATTCCGAAGGCGCCGGTTCGGGACTTTCCCTCAAGGACGGGGAGATCGAAGAGTGCGTGACCGGCTTTACTGCGGGCATTGGAGTAAGGACTATCATGTCAGACGGCAGGCAGGGGATATCCTACGGAAACAGGCTGGACAGGCTCTCGCTTAAGGAGTTGGCGGAATGGAGCCTTGTCAACTGCAGGAATTCCGAACCGGAGGAAGGCATAATGCTTTACGATGGGGAAATGGTCTCAGACCCCGCGCTTGACCTTGAAGATCCTCAGATAGTTGCCGTTACTCCTCAGAAACGAATGGAATACTGCCGTGAAATGACGGGATATGCGAGATCAGCTGATAAAAAAGTTATCTCGGTAAGGAGCGCATCCTGGAATGACGGATGGGGGTCGTCCTTCTACTGCACCAGTACCGGACTTGCCGGCTGGGAGCGCGGAAGCAGCGCGAGCTGCGTCGTAACAGTCATAGCCGATGACGGCACCAACACTGAGATAGGAGGTTACGGTCTCGAATCAAGGCGGCTGGATGAGCTGGACATAAAACAGACCGCGCTCAGGGCAGTTGAGAAGACGGTCTCGGCGCTTGGCGGAAAGCCGATAAGGACGGGCCCTTATACTATCGTCATCGACCCGGAAACCGCGTCATCACTTGTGGAGGTCATCGGGGACCTCTTCTGCGCGCCTGAGATACACAAGGGAAGGTCAATGATGAAGGGCTGTTTGGGGGAGAAAATTGCGTCCTCCTGTGTTACCCTTATAGATGACGGAAGGATACCATGGAAAGCCGGAACGGGTTCGTGGGATTCAGAGGGGGTGCCCACAGGCAGGACTGTCCTGATCGAAGGCGGTATCGCCCGGTCCTACCTGTATAATCTTCAGTATGCATGGAAAGACGGAGTTGCCTCAACAGGCAATGCATGCAGGGGAATGTCCTCTCTGCCTGAGGTGGGAAATACCAATGTTCTGTTGGAAGCAGGAAGCGAAGGCCCCGAAAAACTCATATCCGGCGTAGGGTCAGGACTTTTCTTAACAGATATGATGGGGCTCCATACGATAGATCCCATCAGCGGAGACTTCTCGGTCGGGGCAAAGGGACATCTGATCGAAAAGGGGAAGATAACAAGGCCTGTCAGCGGGATAACTATCGCGTCAAACCTGAAAAGCCTTCTGAATAATATAGCCGCTGTCGGCTCCGACCTTGAATTCTTCGGATCCACAGCGGCTCCGACATTGGTGGTGGAAAATATTGTTGTTGCGGGTGAATAA
- a CDS encoding beta-eliminating lyase-related protein: MKIMDFRSDTVTKPSEEMRRIMACAEVGDDIYGDDPSSNALSEYAAELTGKEAAIYTCSGTMGNLLAFLSAGRHGESLLAGKRSHVWNAEVGGFSAIAGLCPYPLNDDEGIPAAADLAPANRADNNIHHPDTTILCLENTHNYTGGIAVSPERFAEVAGEGHKLGFHVHLDGARIFNASVFHGVDVKAFTDEIDSVQFCLSKGLGAPMGSMLCGSHEFIERAKKARKRIGGAQRQVGIAAAAGLYALKNNIPRLSEDHDNAKLLSELLIKGGVHVEEVPNMTNMIFFPMLDGYPSDERFVSACRERGLLLNALSPRRVRLVTHLDVDREDVERAASIILEVISQ, from the coding sequence ATGAAAATAATGGATTTCCGCAGCGACACGGTTACCAAGCCTTCCGAAGAGATGCGCAGGATAATGGCTTGCGCTGAAGTGGGAGACGACATATACGGCGACGATCCTTCTTCAAACGCACTGTCAGAATATGCAGCCGAACTTACGGGCAAAGAGGCGGCCATATATACATGTTCAGGCACAATGGGCAATCTGCTTGCCTTTCTCTCGGCGGGGCGCCACGGGGAGAGCCTCCTTGCAGGGAAGCGGTCCCATGTATGGAATGCCGAAGTCGGAGGCTTTTCCGCGATCGCGGGACTATGCCCCTACCCTCTCAATGACGACGAGGGAATTCCCGCAGCAGCTGACCTGGCCCCCGCAAACAGGGCTGACAACAACATCCACCACCCTGACACGACTATACTCTGTCTCGAAAATACCCACAACTACACGGGGGGGATAGCGGTATCGCCGGAACGCTTTGCCGAAGTTGCGGGAGAGGGACACAAGCTGGGTTTTCATGTGCACCTCGACGGAGCGAGGATATTCAACGCATCCGTTTTCCACGGAGTGGATGTGAAGGCATTTACCGATGAGATCGATTCTGTCCAGTTCTGCCTCTCCAAGGGTCTCGGGGCGCCTATGGGGTCGATGCTCTGCGGATCTCACGAATTCATTGAAAGGGCTAAAAAGGCCAGGAAGCGCATCGGCGGAGCCCAGCGTCAGGTAGGGATAGCCGCGGCTGCTGGGCTGTACGCGCTTAAAAACAACATACCGAGGCTTTCCGAAGACCATGACAATGCAAAACTTCTGTCTGAACTCCTGATAAAGGGAGGGGTCCATGTAGAAGAAGTTCCTAATATGACGAACATGATATTCTTTCCGATGCTTGACGGCTACCCTTCGGACGAGCGTTTTGTCAGTGCCTGCAGGGAACGCGGACTGCTTCTCAACGCACTGTCGCCCAGAAGGGTACGTCTTGTTACCCATCTCGACGTAGACAGGGAAGATGTCGAAAGGGCCGCGTCGATAATACTTGAGGTGATCTCTCAGTGA
- a CDS encoding N-acetylmuramoyl-L-alanine amidase, which translates to MNKKISTMLAIALFIAAMAAGAACAENLSLWYGDIKKGDISARTNALKGKDVAIEEVISALGLARSGNLQGIVVVIDGKKMEFWNNSSVVRVNGSIISLPYPIEVKDGHWWADSKTMVTVLDQFYSNIGRKPGMRWSEPDVTPPQAEEAKKEPAKEEPLKEAPAELEKPAKPEMTEPEKAAGEEKKPAAVLTPVKIAPGSKRPVVVLDAGHGGHDPGAMANGIREKDINLKAALELGKILEEYGIDVRYTRKTDVYLKLGERTAFANDSKANVFVSIHCNAMPKGKYAAGLEFYIMAPPSDKDAMQLAIYENKEISGGAETAQDVQRADQKTRLLLKILGDMQQNDKINESTTLTEVLHSSAQSSGLPMRKVRQAPFYVLRGAGMPSVLIEMGYLTDRAEAAKLNTASYREALCRSFAKGIATYINEHPVTVQ; encoded by the coding sequence GTGAATAAGAAAATATCAACGATGCTGGCCATAGCTCTCTTCATTGCAGCAATGGCTGCCGGAGCAGCCTGTGCGGAAAACCTTTCCCTCTGGTACGGCGACATTAAGAAGGGGGACATATCCGCGAGGACAAACGCACTGAAGGGGAAGGACGTAGCCATAGAAGAGGTCATTTCTGCACTCGGACTTGCAAGGTCTGGCAATCTTCAGGGCATAGTAGTGGTGATAGACGGCAAGAAGATGGAGTTCTGGAACAATTCCAGCGTAGTGAGGGTAAACGGTTCGATAATCAGCCTGCCTTATCCGATAGAGGTCAAAGACGGACACTGGTGGGCCGACTCGAAAACCATGGTGACAGTCCTGGATCAGTTTTACTCAAATATTGGCAGAAAACCCGGGATGAGATGGTCCGAGCCTGATGTGACACCTCCTCAGGCAGAGGAGGCAAAGAAGGAACCGGCCAAAGAGGAACCTCTGAAGGAGGCACCGGCCGAGCTCGAAAAACCTGCAAAGCCTGAAATGACAGAACCTGAAAAAGCTGCCGGAGAAGAGAAAAAACCTGCGGCTGTGCTGACTCCCGTAAAGATCGCTCCCGGAAGCAAAAGGCCTGTGGTGGTGCTCGATGCGGGGCACGGAGGACACGACCCCGGTGCCATGGCCAACGGCATAAGGGAGAAGGACATAAACCTGAAGGCTGCCCTTGAACTCGGAAAGATACTTGAGGAATATGGCATAGATGTGCGATACACCAGAAAGACCGACGTCTATCTAAAGCTGGGAGAGCGGACAGCCTTTGCCAACGACAGCAAAGCGAACGTATTCGTAAGCATACACTGCAACGCGATGCCCAAAGGCAAATACGCCGCCGGGCTTGAGTTTTATATTATGGCCCCCCCGTCGGACAAAGACGCAATGCAGCTGGCCATATACGAAAACAAGGAAATAAGCGGGGGAGCGGAAACCGCGCAGGACGTACAGCGGGCTGACCAGAAGACAAGGCTGCTCCTCAAAATACTTGGGGACATGCAGCAGAACGACAAGATAAACGAAAGCACTACCCTGACTGAAGTCCTGCACAGTTCGGCACAGTCATCGGGACTCCCGATGCGGAAGGTCAGACAGGCGCCTTTCTATGTACTGAGAGGCGCGGGCATGCCTTCCGTCCTGATCGAAATGGGCTACCTTACGGACAGGGCGGAGGCGGCGAAGCTGAATACGGCGAGCTACAGGGAAGCTCTCTGCAGAAGCTTTGCAAAGGGTATCGCGACCTACATCAACGAACATCCGGTGACAGTGCAGTGA
- a CDS encoding GAF domain-containing protein, producing MKSGDPNFGRVFRRRKFWPQIFWVLLLSAGCALSCVFDSTPLFMASMLSAFLGLTESGRWSHKTNLLICASAAVIGSVCGVFSWFETASIFFLLVAVGGFMLYYRDSGKKIIGAADRFSSEISREKGLDGLVSSAAEKIREMTPGDEVFITVADKAGGMYMPGRTGRQGNTVPRNGGAAWKVFASGRSYFTPRVESGKDLPFYRDARSLMSVPLCAEGEKIGVLQIESAAPDAFSEEDLQKLELMAFVLSHPLYVKLSAETTDKEEARSK from the coding sequence GTGAAAAGTGGTGATCCCAATTTCGGCAGGGTCTTCAGAAGACGGAAGTTCTGGCCCCAGATATTCTGGGTATTGCTTCTCTCTGCCGGGTGCGCACTCAGCTGCGTCTTCGACTCGACCCCGCTCTTTATGGCATCCATGCTTTCGGCCTTTCTGGGACTGACGGAAAGCGGAAGATGGTCCCATAAGACCAACCTTCTGATATGTGCCTCAGCAGCTGTCATAGGATCTGTATGCGGAGTCTTTTCCTGGTTCGAGACTGCTTCAATATTTTTCCTTCTCGTTGCTGTGGGAGGCTTCATGCTCTACTATCGTGACAGCGGCAAAAAAATCATCGGTGCCGCTGACAGGTTCTCATCGGAGATCTCCCGGGAAAAGGGGCTCGATGGCTTAGTGTCTTCCGCTGCGGAAAAGATAAGGGAAATGACACCGGGAGATGAAGTCTTCATTACGGTAGCAGACAAGGCCGGCGGGATGTATATGCCGGGCAGGACCGGAAGGCAAGGCAATACCGTCCCGAGAAACGGAGGCGCCGCATGGAAAGTCTTCGCATCAGGGAGGTCTTATTTTACGCCCAGGGTGGAAAGCGGGAAGGACCTTCCCTTCTACAGGGACGCAAGGTCCCTTATGTCCGTCCCCCTTTGTGCAGAAGGTGAAAAGATCGGTGTCCTCCAGATAGAATCTGCGGCTCCGGACGCTTTTTCTGAAGAAGACCTGCAAAAACTTGAACTTATGGCCTTTGTGCTTTCGCACCCTTTGTATGTAAAATTATCCGCGGAAACAACGGACAAAGAGGAGGCCCGCAGCAAATAG
- a CDS encoding glycosyltransferase family 2 protein, with protein MDAFGGLVTAEYLPLLFAEGAGSLLLKFMPFVLFFELPLSLLVVVGVIKYTLERRYEGERDPFFPPVSCIITCYSEGRDVQKTIMSLTEQIYPGKIEMLAMIDGASKNKLTYDSAMEMSEYVSGFRNRKLVVVPKWQRGGRVSSLNTGLNFASGEIVMALDGDTSFDNNMVERVTRHFEDPAISAVSGCLRVRNADESLTASLQAIEYFVSIQASKTGLSAFNMVNNISGAFGVFRKNVLDLVEGWDAGTAEDLDITLRIKNYFGRYKKKFRIVFDPEAIGHTDAPSTFKGFLKQRIRWDGDLSYLYFRKHRLSFKPKLLGWPNFLMIIFTGLFSQIVMPFVIFAYTVWLFIVYPIEYSAGLLLFVYLFYLLLLLVMYLIFVACLSERPKEDLSRLCFLPLMPLFAFAARMNSLVATVWELTASGHRDTSMAPWWVTKKSKF; from the coding sequence ATGGACGCGTTCGGTGGACTGGTGACTGCGGAATACCTGCCGCTCCTCTTTGCAGAAGGTGCAGGCAGTCTGCTGCTCAAGTTCATGCCATTTGTCCTCTTCTTCGAGCTCCCGCTGTCGCTCCTTGTAGTGGTCGGAGTCATAAAATACACCCTCGAAAGAAGATATGAGGGCGAGCGGGATCCTTTCTTTCCTCCGGTCTCCTGCATAATCACATGTTACAGCGAAGGGCGGGATGTGCAGAAAACGATAATGTCCCTAACCGAACAGATATATCCCGGCAAGATCGAGATGCTTGCAATGATCGACGGCGCTTCAAAAAATAAGCTTACCTACGATTCAGCGATGGAGATGTCTGAATATGTATCAGGCTTCCGGAACAGGAAGCTTGTCGTGGTACCGAAATGGCAGAGAGGAGGCCGTGTCTCCAGCCTTAACACCGGGCTGAATTTCGCGAGCGGGGAGATCGTGATGGCACTTGACGGCGACACCTCTTTCGACAACAACATGGTCGAGAGGGTCACCAGGCATTTTGAAGATCCGGCCATAAGCGCTGTCTCAGGCTGCCTAAGAGTAAGGAATGCCGATGAATCGCTGACAGCATCTCTTCAGGCTATAGAATATTTTGTCTCGATCCAGGCATCCAAGACCGGGTTGAGCGCATTCAATATGGTAAACAACATATCCGGGGCATTCGGAGTCTTCAGGAAAAACGTCCTGGACCTTGTGGAGGGATGGGACGCCGGAACTGCGGAAGATCTGGATATAACGCTCAGGATCAAGAATTATTTCGGAAGGTACAAAAAGAAGTTTCGTATAGTGTTTGATCCCGAAGCCATAGGACACACGGACGCGCCCTCCACCTTCAAGGGTTTTCTCAAACAAAGGATAAGGTGGGACGGAGATCTCTCCTACCTATATTTCAGAAAGCACAGGTTGTCATTCAAACCAAAACTTCTTGGCTGGCCCAATTTCCTGATGATAATATTCACCGGGCTCTTTTCACAGATAGTCATGCCATTTGTGATATTCGCGTACACAGTCTGGCTCTTCATCGTTTACCCAATCGAGTATTCGGCGGGACTGCTGCTGTTCGTTTACCTCTTCTACCTGCTGCTGCTTCTTGTAATGTACCTAATCTTCGTTGCATGCCTCTCCGAAAGGCCAAAAGAGGACCTGTCGAGGTTATGCTTCCTGCCTTTGATGCCGTTATTCGCATTTGCGGCAAGAATGAACAGCCTCGTCGCGACGGTATGGGAACTGACGGCAAGCGGACACAGGGATACTTCAATGGCCCCGTGGTGGGTCACAAAAAAGAGTAAATTCTGA
- the yfcE gene encoding phosphodiesterase, whose translation MSARRIDSKVLGVLSDTHGSYPAWVSAVSLFKNADAVLHAGDVLYHGPRNPIPGGYTPADLADAINRYNGTIFIARGNCDADVDQMVLAPLLAPYVSIWWNGKKILMMHGDNFPLFRQMALDSAVHLAISGHTHVASVVRERGTIFMNPGSTTIPKGKDPAGAAIVDEEEIRILTLEGEILHSEKW comes from the coding sequence ATGTCTGCCCGAAGGATAGACAGTAAAGTGCTGGGTGTTCTGTCTGACACTCACGGAAGCTACCCCGCGTGGGTATCTGCCGTCTCTCTGTTTAAAAATGCCGACGCGGTACTGCACGCAGGGGATGTGCTTTACCACGGCCCGAGAAATCCCATACCGGGAGGCTATACTCCTGCGGATCTCGCGGACGCCATAAACAGATACAACGGAACTATATTCATAGCAAGGGGCAACTGTGACGCAGACGTTGACCAGATGGTGCTTGCGCCGCTGCTCGCCCCCTACGTCTCAATTTGGTGGAACGGAAAGAAAATACTTATGATGCACGGCGACAACTTCCCCCTCTTCAGGCAGATGGCCCTCGATTCGGCCGTACACCTGGCCATATCGGGACATACACATGTAGCTTCCGTTGTAAGGGAGAGGGGCACTATTTTTATGAATCCCGGATCCACAACGATTCCAAAGGGCAAAGATCCCGCGGGAGCGGCGATCGTGGATGAAGAGGAGATAAGGATATTGACTCTGGAAGGGGAGATCCTGCACAGTGAAAAGTGGTGA
- a CDS encoding GerMN domain-containing protein: protein MRDPEERTRHFIVRKKKEEEIFDEPSEKRVSAQQKERVSPERKRAGEEDNENLKAGFFARYTGKGRGDDDVQAERSRARFEESFNDDEFEEEEEDESKKAPLLVRIFAWVALLAIFFVCGYLGANYFFNWADKKGGPRVGNVVGSGTEASRVVSGANVSNGSGNVKYDLFIPEGKTFTEREIEIKKGMVEEDIEKVVSVYIDGLKETQMLDNSSRVLNVFRSGDWLYLDMTGAFGTSLKTLGKDKASMVITGLVRTMRDNFPPIKKVKFYIDGKESGEKAPVDLTKPWEIS, encoded by the coding sequence ATGAGGGATCCTGAGGAAAGAACCCGCCATTTTATAGTCAGAAAGAAAAAAGAAGAAGAAATATTCGACGAACCCTCGGAAAAGCGCGTCTCTGCGCAACAGAAGGAAAGGGTCTCTCCGGAGAGAAAGAGGGCCGGGGAGGAAGATAACGAGAACCTCAAAGCGGGATTTTTCGCAAGATACACCGGAAAGGGCCGCGGCGATGATGACGTACAGGCAGAGAGATCACGCGCAAGATTTGAAGAAAGCTTCAATGACGACGAGTTCGAGGAGGAAGAGGAGGACGAGAGCAAAAAAGCCCCCCTGCTGGTCAGGATCTTCGCCTGGGTCGCCCTTCTTGCGATCTTTTTCGTCTGCGGATACCTCGGAGCCAACTATTTTTTCAACTGGGCGGATAAAAAAGGCGGTCCAAGAGTGGGAAATGTTGTAGGGAGCGGAACGGAGGCATCAAGAGTGGTTTCCGGCGCCAATGTTTCCAACGGATCTGGAAATGTCAAATATGACCTCTTCATACCGGAGGGCAAGACATTCACCGAAAGGGAGATAGAGATCAAAAAGGGAATGGTCGAGGAGGATATCGAAAAGGTGGTCTCTGTCTACATAGACGGGCTTAAAGAGACTCAGATGCTGGACAACAGCTCGCGGGTGCTCAACGTTTTCCGGAGCGGGGACTGGCTCTACCTTGACATGACGGGAGCGTTCGGCACCTCGCTGAAGACACTGGGCAAAGACAAGGCGTCAATGGTGATCACCGGACTTGTCCGTACTATGAGAGATAACTTCCCGCCGATCAAAAAAGTAAAATTCTATATCGACGGCAAAGAGTCGGGTGAAAAGGCTCCCGTGGATCTCACAAAACCATGGGAGATCAGTTAA
- a CDS encoding PHP domain-containing protein has product MILIDMHVHSNYSDGTLSVESIAKAAKKRHLAFVSLTDHDTTEGLAPFMAACRENGLEGLSGIELSADSDFTLHILGFRIDRTNEALQKRLRDIRNNRDDRNHSICRKLQELGFDIQIEDVALLSKGEVVARPHIARLMMQKGYVSSIGEAFTKYIGYGGKAHVSRARLSAEECISLITEAGGVAVLAHPAQAYLRDEEMHSLLGTLKDHGLWGIEALYSGHSPEQIYNYLKMADMFDLYPTAGSDFHGSNSHGVELGIAVSEDFLPWARLGVKI; this is encoded by the coding sequence ATGATACTGATCGATATGCATGTCCACAGCAACTATTCGGACGGGACTCTGAGCGTGGAATCTATCGCAAAAGCCGCTAAGAAAAGGCATCTCGCCTTTGTAAGCCTTACAGACCACGATACGACCGAGGGTCTTGCCCCTTTCATGGCTGCATGCAGGGAAAATGGTTTGGAGGGGCTTTCGGGGATAGAGCTTTCTGCTGACTCCGATTTTACCCTGCACATACTTGGCTTCCGCATAGACAGGACAAACGAAGCGCTTCAGAAGAGGCTTCGTGATATAAGGAACAACAGGGACGACAGAAATCACAGTATATGCAGAAAATTGCAGGAACTCGGCTTTGACATACAGATCGAAGATGTTGCCCTTCTCTCCAAGGGAGAGGTCGTGGCCAGACCGCATATTGCCAGGCTCATGATGCAGAAGGGGTATGTATCGAGCATAGGGGAAGCTTTCACCAAGTACATCGGATATGGAGGAAAGGCTCATGTGTCAAGGGCAAGGCTTTCTGCCGAAGAGTGCATTTCGCTGATCACGGAGGCCGGAGGAGTCGCGGTACTTGCTCATCCCGCACAGGCATATCTCAGAGATGAGGAGATGCACAGCCTTCTCGGGACACTGAAGGATCACGGGCTTTGGGGCATCGAGGCGCTCTATTCGGGTCACAGCCCCGAACAGATCTACAATTACCTTAAAATGGCCGATATGTTTGACCTTTACCCGACCGCAGGGTCGGATTTCCACGGCTCAAACAGCCACGGCGTAGAGCTTGGGATCGCAGTGAGCGAGGATTTTCTCCCATGGGCAAGGTTGGGAGTTAAAATATAA